The Gambusia affinis linkage group LG11, SWU_Gaff_1.0, whole genome shotgun sequence genome contains a region encoding:
- the tent5c gene encoding terminal nucleotidyltransferase 5C has product MENKEESSCSSVSDLTWEQVSRLNDVLTEVVPVHGRGNFPTLEVQLKDIVARVRSHLELSGIRVKDIRLNGSTASHVLVQDIGWSYKDLDFIFRVDLPTEAEFRLVKDVVLGILLDFLPEGVNKEKITPMTLKEAYVQKLVKVNTEQDRWSLISLSNNNGRNVELKFVDSIRRQFEFSVDSFQIVLDSVLSHYEQQPAAAAAMSEQFHPAVRGESVYGDFNAALGHLRNKLIATKRPEEIRGGGLLKYCNLLVRDFRPANQEEFKALERYMCSRFFIDFPDIGEQQRKVEAYLMSHFIGEEKSKYDYLQILRKVVNESTVCLMGHERRQTLHLLSLMAFRVLAEQSAIPDASCVTCYYQPAPYIRDHNFSNYYVANQNIPTWLPCN; this is encoded by the coding sequence ATGGAGAACAAGGAAGAATCCAGCTGCAGCTCCGTCAGCGACCTCACCTGGGAGCAGGTGAGCCGGCTGAACGACGTTCTCACAGAGGTGGTCCCGGTCCACGGCCGGGGGAACTTCCCCACCCTGGAGGTGCAGCTGAAGGACATCGTGGCGCGCGTGCGCTCCCACCTGGAGCTGAGCGGCATCCGGGTGAAGGACATCCGGCTCAACGGCTCCACAGCCAGCCACGTGCTGGTGCAGGACATCGGCTGGAGCTACAAGGACCTGGACTTCATCTTCCGGGTGGACCTGCCCACCGAGGCCGAGTTCCGGCTGGTCAAAGACGTGGTGCTGGGGATTCTGCTGGACTTCCTGCCCGAGGGCGTCAACAAGGAGAAGATCACCCCCATGACGCTGAAGGAGGCCTACGTCCAGAAGCTGGTGAAGGTCAACACAGAGCAGGACCGCTGGAGCCTCATCTCGCTGTCCAACAACAACGGCCGCAACGTGGAGCTGAAGTTCGTCGACTCGATACGCCGGCAGTTTGAGTTCAGCGTGGACTCGTTTCAGATTGTGCTGGACTCCGTCCTGTCCCACTACGAGCAGCagccggcggcggcggcggccatGTCCGAGCAATTCCACCCGGCCGTCCGAGGCGAGAGCGTGTACGGAGACTTCAACGCCGCGCTCGGCCACCTGCGCAACAAGCTCATCGCCACCAAACGGCCCGAGGAGATCCGCGGCGGCGGCCTGCTCAAGTACTGCAACCTGCTGGTGCGCGACTTCCGGCCGGCCAATCAGGAGGAGTTCAAGGCCCTGGAGCGCTACATGTGCTCCCGCTTCTTCATAGACTTTCCTGACATCGGAGAGCAGCAGCGCAAGGTGGAGGCCTACCTGATGAGCCACTTCATCGGCGAGGAGAAGAGCAAGTACGACTACCTGCAGATCCTCCGCAAGGTGGTGAACGAGAGCACCGTGTGCCTGATGGGCCACGAGAggcggcagacgctgcacctgCTGTCGCTGATGGCCTTCCGGGTGCTGGCGGAGCAGAGCGCCATCCCGGATGCATCCTGCGTCACCTGTTACTACCAACCGGCGCCCTACATCAGAGACCACAACTTCAGCAACTACTACGTGGCGAACCAGAACattccaacatggctgccgTGTAACTGA